The following are from one region of the Simiduia agarivorans SA1 = DSM 21679 genome:
- the pal gene encoding peptidoglycan-associated lipoprotein Pal, giving the protein MTFQTIKRGMGLAMVLAFLAGCSSSSNTKDDANANAQPVEQAPVQEVVEQQPVEVLQTVFYFDFDDSALKPGARAELTKHAMRLKETPRSVRIEGHTDERGSREYNMALGERRANAVRDFLVLQGVDASLLEVVSYGEERPQAMGSNESAWSQNRRAEVK; this is encoded by the coding sequence ATGACTTTTCAAACAATCAAGCGTGGTATGGGTCTGGCAATGGTTCTGGCGTTCCTCGCCGGTTGTAGCTCTAGCTCAAATACCAAAGATGACGCCAATGCTAACGCCCAGCCAGTAGAGCAGGCGCCAGTGCAGGAAGTAGTTGAGCAACAGCCAGTTGAAGTACTGCAAACTGTGTTCTACTTCGACTTCGACGACTCTGCCCTGAAGCCCGGTGCCCGTGCCGAGCTGACCAAGCACGCCATGCGCTTGAAGGAAACCCCACGTAGCGTACGCATCGAAGGTCACACCGACGAGCGCGGTTCACGTGAATACAACATGGCGCTGGGTGAGCGTCGTGCCAACGCTGTACGTGACTTCCTGGTACTCCAGGGCGTTGACGCCTCACTGCTGGAAGTTGTGAGCTACGGCGAAGAGCGTCCTCAGGCCATGGGCAGCAACGAGTCTGCATGGTCCCAGAACCGTCGCGCCGAAGTTAAATAA